One window of the Sulfitobacter alexandrii genome contains the following:
- the rfbB gene encoding dTDP-glucose 4,6-dehydratase, whose protein sequence is MKILVTGGAGFIGSAVVRLAVERGHEVINVDALTYAGCLENLDSVKDNPLYSFEQVDIRDRPALDDTFAKHAPDAVMHLAAESHVDRSIDGPGDFIETNITGTYNMLEAARAYWVGAGKPEGFRFHHISTDEVFGSLGDTGMFTEDTPYDPRSPYSASKASSDHLVRAWHETYGLPVVLTNCSNNYGPFHFPEKLIPVVILNALAGKPLPVYGQGINVRDWLFVEDHADALLLVLEKGVLGRSYNIGGENEARNIDIVRKICGILDEKRPKSTKYEEQITFVEDRAGHDLRYAIDPTRIRTELGWRPSVTLDEGLERTVQWYLDNEDWWRALQARDGVGKRLGVKG, encoded by the coding sequence ATGAAAATTCTGGTTACAGGCGGCGCCGGTTTCATCGGATCGGCGGTGGTGCGCCTTGCCGTTGAACGAGGTCACGAAGTCATCAATGTCGACGCGCTGACCTACGCCGGCTGCCTCGAGAATCTGGACAGCGTGAAAGACAATCCTCTCTACAGTTTCGAGCAGGTCGATATCCGCGACCGCCCGGCGCTGGACGATACCTTTGCAAAGCACGCGCCGGATGCGGTGATGCATCTGGCGGCGGAAAGCCACGTGGACCGTTCGATCGACGGCCCCGGAGATTTCATCGAAACGAACATCACCGGGACTTACAACATGCTGGAAGCCGCCCGCGCCTACTGGGTGGGCGCGGGGAAGCCGGAAGGCTTCCGTTTTCACCACATCTCGACCGACGAGGTCTTCGGCTCGTTGGGGGATACCGGCATGTTCACGGAGGATACGCCCTACGACCCCCGGTCGCCTTATTCCGCGTCGAAAGCGTCAAGCGATCACCTTGTCAGGGCCTGGCACGAAACCTACGGGCTGCCCGTGGTTCTCACAAATTGCTCCAACAACTACGGGCCCTTCCACTTTCCGGAAAAGCTGATTCCCGTCGTGATCCTGAACGCGCTCGCGGGCAAGCCCCTGCCGGTCTACGGTCAGGGAATCAACGTGCGCGACTGGCTGTTCGTCGAAGACCACGCCGATGCGCTGTTGCTGGTGCTGGAAAAGGGCGTGTTGGGACGCAGCTACAACATCGGCGGCGAGAACGAGGCCCGCAACATCGACATCGTGCGGAAAATCTGCGGTATCCTTGACGAAAAGCGCCCCAAGAGCACCAAGTACGAAGAGCAGATCACCTTTGTGGAAGATCGCGCTGGGCACGACTTACGCTATGCAATCGATCCGACGCGCATTCGGACCGAATTGGGATGGCGACCGTCCGTCACGCTGGACGAGGGCCTGGAGCGGACAGTGCAGTGGTACCTCGACAATGAAGACTGGTGGCGGGCACTGCAGGCGCGCGACGGCGTCGGCAAGCGGCTGGGCGTCAAAGGCTGA
- the rfbD gene encoding dTDP-4-dehydrorhamnose reductase yields MTILVFGETGQVARELARLDNTKCVGRDAADLVQPDACARLIAAEKPAAVINAAAYTAVDKAETEEDLATVINGEAPGAMARACADLGIPFVHISTDYVFAGDGQQPWTPDDPTGPLGAYGRSKLVGEQAVRDAGGVHAILRTSWVVSAHGNNFVKTMLRLGAERDALTIVADQIGGPTGAREIAAACHAIAGQLAADPGKSGTYHFSGDPDCSWADFARAIFETAGLTCTVTDIPSSDYPTPAARPLNSRLDCSETERRFGISRPDWKATLTHILKDIGASK; encoded by the coding sequence ATGACCATTCTCGTTTTCGGTGAAACCGGGCAGGTCGCCCGTGAACTGGCACGGCTGGACAACACGAAATGTGTCGGGCGCGATGCTGCGGATCTTGTGCAGCCCGACGCCTGCGCCCGGCTGATCGCCGCCGAGAAACCCGCGGCGGTCATCAACGCCGCCGCCTATACGGCCGTGGACAAGGCGGAAACCGAAGAAGACCTCGCCACCGTCATCAACGGCGAAGCGCCGGGCGCCATGGCGCGGGCCTGCGCCGATCTGGGGATTCCCTTCGTCCACATCTCGACGGACTATGTCTTTGCCGGGGATGGGCAGCAGCCGTGGACGCCGGATGATCCGACCGGCCCCTTGGGCGCCTATGGGCGGTCCAAGCTCGTGGGGGAGCAGGCGGTTCGCGACGCTGGCGGCGTCCATGCCATCCTTCGGACGTCCTGGGTGGTGTCCGCGCATGGCAACAACTTCGTCAAGACGATGTTGCGGCTGGGGGCCGAACGAGATGCGCTGACGATCGTTGCGGATCAGATCGGCGGGCCGACGGGCGCGCGTGAAATCGCCGCCGCATGCCACGCCATCGCTGGCCAACTGGCCGCCGACCCCGGCAAATCGGGGACCTATCATTTTTCCGGCGACCCTGACTGCAGTTGGGCGGATTTTGCGCGGGCGATCTTTGAAACGGCCGGGTTGACCTGCACCGTGACGGACATTCCGTCTTCGGACTATCCCACACCGGCGGCACGGCCCCTGAACTCCCGGCTGGATTGCAGCGAGACGGAACGCCGCTTCGGCATTTCCCGTCCCGACTGGAAAGCGACCCTCACACATATTCTGAAAGATATTGGAGCATCGAAATGA
- a CDS encoding DegT/DnrJ/EryC1/StrS family aminotransferase codes for MSFKYPLATSSWDDAEYAALDRVIESDMFSMGPEVRAYETEFADLFGSKFAVMVNSGSSANLLMTAALFFTRNPALKLNRGEEVIVPAVSWSTTYYPLSQYGLRLKFVDIDRETLNYDLAALEAAITDRTRALMVVNLLGNPNDFARLKALTEPRGIVMIEDNCESMGATFENRQAGTFGVMGSYSSFFSHHISTMEGGMVVTDDEELYHVMLSLRAHGWTRNLPKFNHVTGEKSDDPFEESFRFVLPGYNLRPLEMSGALGREQIRKLPALIEGRRANGAMVQDMLNDHPRFMIQREIGESSWFGFSLVLREDHAGQRAQMVRDLGEKGFECRPIVAGNFAKNEVMQHIDHEIHGTLSNADYIDANGLFVGNHHYPLPEAIRELASL; via the coding sequence ATGAGCTTTAAATACCCCCTTGCCACGTCTTCATGGGACGACGCGGAATATGCCGCCCTCGACCGCGTGATCGAATCCGACATGTTCTCCATGGGCCCGGAGGTGCGGGCCTATGAAACCGAGTTCGCCGACCTTTTCGGGTCGAAGTTCGCGGTCATGGTCAACTCTGGCTCGTCCGCGAACCTGCTGATGACCGCGGCGCTCTTCTTTACCCGGAATCCCGCGCTGAAGCTCAACCGGGGGGAAGAGGTGATCGTGCCCGCGGTCAGCTGGTCGACGACCTATTATCCCCTGTCGCAGTATGGCCTGCGGCTGAAGTTCGTCGACATCGACCGCGAAACGCTGAACTACGATCTGGCCGCGCTGGAGGCCGCGATCACCGACAGGACGCGCGCGCTGATGGTGGTGAACCTGCTGGGCAACCCGAATGATTTTGCCCGTCTCAAGGCGCTGACGGAACCGCGCGGGATCGTCATGATCGAAGACAACTGCGAATCCATGGGAGCGACCTTCGAAAACCGCCAGGCCGGTACGTTCGGTGTGATGGGCAGCTATTCCTCGTTCTTCTCGCACCACATATCGACCATGGAGGGCGGCATGGTGGTGACCGATGACGAAGAACTCTATCACGTCATGCTTTCGCTGCGTGCCCACGGCTGGACGAGGAATCTGCCCAAGTTCAACCACGTCACCGGAGAGAAGTCCGATGACCCGTTCGAAGAAAGCTTTCGCTTCGTCCTGCCCGGATACAACCTGCGTCCCCTGGAAATGTCCGGCGCGCTGGGGCGCGAACAGATCCGCAAGCTGCCTGCGCTGATCGAGGGCCGCCGCGCGAACGGCGCGATGGTGCAGGACATGCTGAACGATCATCCGCGCTTCATGATCCAGCGGGAGATCGGCGAATCCAGCTGGTTCGGCTTCTCCCTTGTCCTGCGCGAAGACCATGCAGGACAGCGCGCGCAAATGGTCCGCGACCTCGGGGAAAAGGGGTTCGAATGCCGCCCCATCGTCGCCGGGAACTTTGCCAAGAACGAGGTCATGCAGCATATCGACCATGAAATTCACGGTACGCTCAGCAACGCCGACTACATCGACGCCAACGGGCTGTTCGTGGGAAATCACCACTATCCCCTGCCCGAAGCCATCAGGGAACTTGCCTCTCTGTGA
- a CDS encoding mannose-1-phosphate guanylyltransferase/mannose-6-phosphate isomerase, giving the protein MTDREITPVILCGGSGTRLWPVSRKSFPKQFISLIGEGSLYQQSSTRLSGPGYGAPMIVTNSDFRFIATQQLAEAGLDPGAVLIEPQARNTAPALLAAALVRMQSDPDALMLAAPSDHYITQADKFRESVQRGVDAAIAGQIVTFGILPDRPETGYGYLEVGEGSHGAAVPLKRFVEKPKLADAERMLSAGGYLWNAGIFMYTARTLVDAYAAHAPQMLEHVQAAVDGARPDLGFLRLDPEAWARCEDISVDFAIMEKVSNLSVIEHHGDWSDLGGWTAVHQHADTDANGVALQGAAMALDCTNSLLRSENAGQQIVGLGLDGIVAVAMPDAVLIAHRDRVADVGNVVKEMRKRDIPQADTFPKDHRPWGFFETLILGGRFQVKRIVVTPGAALSLQSHVHRSEHWIVVAGTARVTIDDKVQLVCENESVFIPLGAVHRMENPGKVPMELIEVQTGSYLGEDDIIRYEDVYARGQGAKG; this is encoded by the coding sequence ATGACAGATCGCGAAATCACGCCGGTTATCCTTTGCGGGGGGTCGGGCACGCGGCTTTGGCCCGTGTCGCGCAAGAGTTTCCCCAAGCAGTTCATTTCCCTTATCGGTGAGGGGAGCCTCTACCAGCAGTCCAGCACGCGGCTTTCGGGTCCGGGGTACGGTGCCCCGATGATCGTCACCAACTCGGACTTCCGGTTCATCGCGACCCAGCAGTTGGCCGAAGCGGGTTTGGATCCGGGCGCTGTGCTGATTGAGCCGCAGGCCCGCAACACGGCCCCTGCCCTGCTGGCGGCGGCACTAGTCCGGATGCAGTCCGATCCGGATGCCCTTATGCTCGCCGCGCCGTCGGACCATTACATCACCCAAGCCGACAAGTTCCGGGAAAGCGTCCAGCGCGGCGTCGATGCGGCGATCGCGGGACAGATCGTGACCTTCGGCATTTTGCCCGATCGCCCCGAAACCGGTTACGGCTATCTGGAAGTCGGCGAAGGCAGCCATGGCGCAGCCGTTCCGCTGAAGCGCTTCGTGGAGAAGCCCAAGCTGGCTGACGCAGAACGGATGCTGTCTGCGGGCGGCTATCTGTGGAATGCCGGAATCTTCATGTATACCGCCCGGACGTTGGTGGACGCCTACGCCGCCCACGCTCCGCAGATGCTCGAACATGTGCAGGCTGCCGTCGATGGTGCCCGGCCCGATCTGGGTTTCCTGCGGCTCGACCCCGAAGCCTGGGCCCGCTGCGAGGACATCTCCGTCGACTTCGCGATCATGGAAAAGGTTTCGAACCTCAGCGTGATCGAACACCATGGCGATTGGTCCGATCTGGGTGGCTGGACCGCAGTTCATCAACATGCCGATACGGATGCGAATGGAGTCGCGCTTCAAGGTGCGGCGATGGCTCTGGATTGCACGAACAGCCTTCTCAGGTCCGAGAACGCGGGTCAGCAGATCGTGGGTCTGGGACTGGACGGGATCGTTGCCGTCGCAATGCCCGATGCCGTGTTGATTGCCCACCGCGACCGTGTTGCCGACGTGGGCAATGTCGTCAAGGAGATGCGAAAACGGGATATCCCGCAGGCCGACACCTTTCCCAAGGATCACCGCCCTTGGGGGTTCTTCGAGACGTTGATTTTGGGCGGGCGGTTTCAGGTGAAACGGATCGTGGTAACGCCCGGCGCCGCGCTGAGCCTGCAAAGTCACGTACACCGCTCGGAGCACTGGATCGTCGTCGCGGGAACCGCGAGGGTCACCATCGACGACAAGGTCCAGCTCGTCTGCGAGAACGAATCCGTCTTCATTCCGCTGGGGGCCGTGCATCGCATGGAAAACCCCGGCAAGGTGCCCATGGAACTGATCGAGGTACAGACCGGCAGCTATCTGGGCGAGGACGACATCATCCGCTACGAAGATGTCTACGCGCGCGGCCAGGGCGCAAAAGGCTAG
- the rfbA gene encoding glucose-1-phosphate thymidylyltransferase RfbA, which yields MTKRKGIILAGGSGTRLYPITMGVSKQLLPIYDKPMIYYPISVLMLAGIREIAMITTPQDQEQFKRTLGDGSQWGISLTYITQPSPDGLAQAYILAEDFLDGAPSAMVLGDNIFFGHGLPELLADADAQESGGTVFGYHVSDPERYGVVGFDKNGVAQSIIEKPEKPASNYAVTGLYFLDADAPRLARQVKPSARGELEITTLLEMYLEKGALRVNRMGRGYAWLDTGTHASLLDAGNFVRTLTSRQGLQTGCLEEIAHDLGWIDDAALTERAELFRKNGYGAYLASLQK from the coding sequence ATGACAAAGCGCAAAGGCATCATTCTGGCCGGCGGCTCCGGCACGCGGCTTTATCCGATCACCATGGGCGTCAGCAAGCAGCTGCTGCCGATCTACGACAAGCCCATGATCTATTACCCGATTTCCGTGCTGATGCTGGCCGGCATCCGCGAGATCGCGATGATCACGACACCGCAGGATCAGGAACAATTCAAGCGGACGCTTGGCGATGGCAGCCAGTGGGGGATTTCCCTGACCTATATCACCCAGCCCAGCCCCGACGGGCTGGCGCAGGCGTATATCCTCGCGGAAGATTTCCTCGATGGTGCCCCTTCCGCCATGGTTCTTGGGGACAACATCTTTTTCGGCCACGGGCTGCCCGAGCTGCTGGCCGATGCCGATGCGCAGGAAAGCGGCGGGACGGTCTTTGGCTACCATGTCTCGGATCCCGAAAGGTACGGCGTGGTCGGCTTCGACAAGAATGGCGTCGCGCAGTCCATCATCGAGAAGCCGGAGAAGCCCGCCTCGAACTATGCGGTCACCGGGCTCTATTTCCTCGATGCCGATGCACCGCGCCTGGCACGACAGGTCAAACCGTCGGCACGTGGCGAACTGGAGATCACGACGCTGCTCGAGATGTATCTTGAAAAAGGTGCGCTGAGGGTGAATCGCATGGGGCGTGGTTATGCCTGGCTCGATACCGGAACCCATGCAAGCCTTCTGGACGCGGGCAACTTCGTCCGCACGCTGACCAGCCGGCAAGGCCTTCAGACCGGGTGCCTCGAGGAGATCGCGCACGACCTGGGCTGGATCGACGATGCGGCCCTGACCGAACGGGCCGAGCTCTTCCGCAAGAACGGCTATGGGGCCTACCTCGCATCCTTGCAGAAGTAG
- the rfbC gene encoding dTDP-4-dehydrorhamnose 3,5-epimerase — protein sequence MDFITQTKLPGVVLVNPPRFGDNRGFFSETWNRKKLADQGIDLDFVQDNHSVSAAVNTVRGLHFQSPPHAQGKLVRCGRGALFDVAVDIRKGSPTYGEWVGYELTAENGLQLLIPAGFLHGFATRAPDTEIIYKCSDYYAPECDGAVRFNDPDIGIDWGLTGEAVLSEKDGKAPLLADFDSPFTYEGTA from the coding sequence GTGGACTTCATTACGCAGACCAAACTCCCCGGAGTGGTCTTGGTCAATCCGCCCCGGTTCGGTGACAACCGGGGCTTTTTCTCTGAAACATGGAATCGAAAGAAGCTTGCGGATCAGGGCATCGACCTTGATTTCGTACAGGACAACCATTCTGTCTCGGCTGCAGTGAATACCGTGCGCGGTCTGCATTTCCAGTCTCCGCCGCACGCGCAGGGCAAGCTGGTCCGCTGCGGGCGTGGTGCGCTGTTCGACGTTGCCGTGGACATTCGCAAGGGCAGCCCGACCTACGGTGAGTGGGTGGGCTATGAACTGACAGCCGAAAACGGTCTGCAACTGCTGATTCCAGCCGGGTTCCTGCACGGTTTCGCCACGCGCGCGCCGGATACCGAAATCATCTACAAGTGCAGCGATTACTACGCGCCCGAATGTGACGGCGCGGTTCGCTTCAACGATCCCGACATCGGCATCGATTGGGGTCTTACCGGGGAAGCGGTGCTGTCGGAGAAAGACGGCAAGGCACCGCTGCTCGCAGATTTCGACAGCCCATTCACTTATGAAGGTACAGCATGA